From the Lacipirellulaceae bacterium genome, the window AATTCGCGTTATTCGTCGTTCCCTAGAAGAAACAGAGCAGCGTTTACCGCTGGTAAATCGAAAGCAACTGATAAGGCGGCGTGAGCGAAAGAATCGCTAATGCGCTTGAGTAATGCGCGCCGAAGTTGCGATCAGAGGTCGAGTCGCGGGGCCAGGCGCCGGTGCGGGTTTGGCCGGAGAGCATCGTGCCCGCCATCGTCGGGTAGAACTCTTTCCAGTGCTTGCCGCCCAGTTGGTACATGCCGTGGCTGGCGTAGTGGACGCCGTAGTGAAAGCGGTCCATGCGATTGTTGGGGACGGCAACATTGTACTTGTCGACCGGGTGCTTCAGCAGCCAGTCAGCCGCCTTGCGTGCTTGCGGGGTCTTATGCTGGCCCGCCATTCCTAGCGACAGGATCCCCGCGCCGGTCATGCCGCGTGAAACGATGCGATCTGCCGGAACAGGTCCGTAGACGAACGTGCCTTCCCGTTCAAAGCAGCGGATAACATACTTCGCGGCTGCCTGCATGGGTTCGTCAGGGACTTCAAAGCCGGCATTCTTGGCGGAGCGCAGGAACATCATGTGCCAACCAGTGACCGAGAGGTCCGTCTCGCCGCGGCCCGGTTCGTTGGCGAAACGGAGATAACCCCAACCGCCGTCCTCCTCCTTGTACGGTCCAGGACGAAGCTGTTTGCTGAGGGTGAACTTGATGCCACGCTCGATTGCTTGCTTCAAATCTTTCTGTTCTTCCGTGCCAGGGACCATGCCGTAGGCTTCGGTAAGCAACAAGCCGGCAATCGGATGGTTGTACATCGCGGTATGGGTGGGTCCGTGCCATGCGGTGACTGGCGTGTTGGGCGCATCGTGCGAAAACAGGCCGTCCTCGCGTTGCGTCGCCAGCACGAAGTCGATGGCCTTGTCGAGTTCTTCACCATAGCGTCCGATGCCTGGCGCGTGTCCGGCAGACATGAATGCCAGTCCGCACAGGCTGGTCACTCCGGGCTGGCCCGCGGTACGGGTGGGAAACGAACCATCCTGTAGTTGCTCGCTCGCCAACCAAAGCAATCCACGGTCAACGGCTTCCTCGACCTCTTCCCATCTCTCAGGCGAAAGGACGTCGCGAGCCTCTTCTGCTGTGTCAAAGGGTTCCTGTGCGTGAAGCTCAAGCGTGGGAATCCATGCAAGCAAACAGAAAAGCAAAACTGTCTTGAGGTGCAACATGCGAGGGTCCTAGGATGATCAGAATGATGCGGTCAATTTACTGTCGCTTAAGAAGTACATATCACTCGGAGACTTCATCCCTCATCCTTTACAAGGTATGCCTCGCGCCTCGGCATACCCTACAATCTTCTTTTGTGAAATCACGAAGAGTCCGTAAAACCACGCTCCGCGTGGTAGTGCCCAAGAGAACTGATACTGTTTTCAAACCGTTCTGACTCTTCAATTGGTTTAACCAACTCCAGAGTTGGCCTATTTGAAGAGGCTCGCGTCTATGCAGGGCTAAACCACGCGGAGCGTGGTTTGACTGACTTACATTTTTACCAGCAACTTGCCTGTCACTTTATCCTGAGCGTCAACCGTGCTTGCTTCTTGCAAGGCGTGCAACTCCGCGGTTTCTTCGAGCGTGGCGACCCGGTCGATTCTTGTTTTGATCGCCCCTTCGGCAAGCCAGCGATTGATGTCATCGGCGGCGTTGTCTTGGGCTTCAGGCGGGGCGAGAAACATCACGAAGCCGAGCAGCTTATTGCAGTTGGCATAGAACGGGCCAACGGGAAACTCAGGCCTAGCGTCGCGACCGGCCATGATCACCATGCGGCCACCACGGGTGAGCGAGGCGATGGCGGGCTCGAAGTTGGGTGTGCGAGCCGTTTCCCACCAGACGTGGACACCCTCGGGGTACTTTTCTCGCACGCGCTCGGCGATGTTCTCGGTGCGATAGTTAATCGTCAAGTCGGCACCGAGTTTCTGGCAGTACTCGATCTTTGGTTGGCTACTCGTGGTGGCGACGATCTTGTTGCCGTTTGCTTTGGCCATCTGCATGACGGTCGACCCAACCGCCCCGCTGCCGCCGCTGACCAAGACGATTTCGTCCTGCTGGAGGTGCGCTTCTTCAAACAAACCCAAGTGCGCCGTGATGCCCACGAGCGCCGTGGCCGCAGCTTGCTCGTCGGAAACGCCTTCGGGAGTTGGATAGAGCCACTTCTCGTCGACGGCGGCAAGCTCGGCAAAGGTACCTTGCCGTCCCAGCAGGCCTTGGTTCGAACCCCACACGCGATCGCCGACCGCGAACTTGGTAACCTCCTCGCCCACCGCTTCGACAACGCCAGCCAAGTCACACCCAACAACAAATGGGAACGGCAATTCAAACGCCACGTTTCCCGCGCGGATGTAGGTGTCCACCGGATTGAGCGCGGCAACCTTCACGCGAACGAGCACTTCACTGGCCGCAGGTGTTGGGTCCGGAAGTTCGCCAACAATGAGGTTCTCTGCGGGGCCCGTTTCGTTGATATAGGCGGCTCGCATGGCTGGCTCCTTCGAGGATAAGCTTTCAGATTCGGGTACGTGTTCGAGTGTGGTGAGTTTATACTAACGGAACACCAATCATTTTGAACCACAGAGCTGTGGTTACTTGGTTGGGGAGAACACGGAGGCTAGATAGCGACTTTACTCGTCAATCCCGTCATTCGAACCACGACGACACAACGAACACAACGCTATTATTGAAGAGGACTAAAAACACTTGAGATTCCATTCCTGTCCTCGTGTCATTGATTTTGAAGGTTCTGTCAAAGGATTACTATTCTCTTCGTAGTGCTCGTCGTGCCGTTGTGGTTTTCTCCCCCCTCCGTGTTCTCCGTGCCCTCTGTGGTAAAAAACCTAACGCAACCATCTCAATAAACGCTTGAACTGGTTCCCGAAAAAACTTGGCTGGATTCTGCTCGTCTATGTGGCGGCAATCGCCTATGCGCTGGTCGCGTGGTTGCCTTCGATCATTGATACCTACCAGCGGACCGCGGAAAGCAAGCCAACGCTCGCAACGGCTTATCTCGTGGGTGTTTCAATTGGCGGGCTCGTGTTGCTCTGTCTTTCGCTCTGGCTGCTGGGTCGGATGTGGCGGAACAGTTTGGGGAAGCAGCGCGATCGCACACGCCGGGCGAAGAATCCGAGCGAGCTTTCTGCGACCGAACGCCGCGCGGAGCTGGATGCAAATCTCGCCCGCAGCGAGCAATACACCTCGGATGCTGCCGCCGATGAAGCCTTGCGCGAACAGCTCAAGAACGACATGGAAGCGCTGGCTTCCAAGCGCGAAACGCAACGCTTGGAGATCGTTGCGTTCGGAACGATCTCGAGTGGGAAAAGTTCGCTGCTCAATGCGCTTGCCGGGCGGGAAGTGTTTTCCTCGAACGTCGTCGGCGGCACGACCAGTGCGCGGAGCGAAATCCCCTGGCCGGATAGCGACTCGGTTGTGTTGGTCGACACTCCGGGGCTTGCTGAAGTGCAAGGAGAATCGCGAGCAGCCATTGCCGCGGCTTCCGCGAACACGGCTGACTTGGTTTTGCTGGTGGTCGATGGGCCGCTCAAGTCGTACGAAGTAGAACTGGTCGAAGTGCTGGTGGCGATGGAGAAGCGAATCCTCGTTTGCCTCAATAAAGAGGACTGGTTCGACGAGACAGAACAGAAGGAGTTGCTAGCTCAAATTGCTGAGCAATTGCCGACCGTGGCCAATGAAGATGTCGTTGCTGTCCGAGCGGCGGAAGTCATGCGACCGCGGATTCGCGTCACGGCTGACGGTTCGGAGGAGACCGAGTACGTCCCCATGCCGCCCGACGTGACACCGCTCGCCCGGCGGATGCTGCGGGTGATTGAACGTGACGGCAAAGACATGCTGCTGGCGAACTTGCTGCTGCAATCTCGTGGGCTCGTCGATGAGGCGAAAGAACGCGTTCGAGAGGAACTCGACAAGCGGGCTGATGAGATCATCACCAAGTATATGTGGGCAGCAGGCGGAGCAGCGGGCGTGAACCCGTTCCCACTGCTCGATCTTGCCGGCGGTAGTGCGATTACCATGAAGATGGTGCTCGACCTGGCGAAGGTCTACCGCCAGAAGCTCGACATCGACATGGCGGCGAAGATGCTCGAGCAGCTTGGTAAGAATCTCATCGCGATGGTTGGCGCGACGGTCGCGACACCGGCGGTGGCGGCGGGCATTGGCTCGCTGTTGAAAACCGTTCCCGGCATCGGCACGATCGCTGGCGGGTTAGTGCAAGGCGTGACCCAGGCGCTAGTGACCCGTTGGATCGGTAACGTGTTCGTGGAATACTTACGCAACGAAATGAAGCCTCCCGGTGGTGGA encodes:
- a CDS encoding terpene cyclase/mutase family protein produces the protein MLHLKTVLLFCLLAWIPTLELHAQEPFDTAEEARDVLSPERWEEVEEAVDRGLLWLASEQLQDGSFPTRTAGQPGVTSLCGLAFMSAGHAPGIGRYGEELDKAIDFVLATQREDGLFSHDAPNTPVTAWHGPTHTAMYNHPIAGLLLTEAYGMVPGTEEQKDLKQAIERGIKFTLSKQLRPGPYKEEDGGWGYLRFANEPGRGETDLSVTGWHMMFLRSAKNAGFEVPDEPMQAAAKYVIRCFEREGTFVYGPVPADRIVSRGMTGAGILSLGMAGQHKTPQARKAADWLLKHPVDKYNVAVPNNRMDRFHYGVHYASHGMYQLGGKHWKEFYPTMAGTMLSGQTRTGAWPRDSTSDRNFGAHYSSALAILSLTPPYQLLSIYQR
- a CDS encoding NADPH:quinone reductase, which encodes MRAAYINETGPAENLIVGELPDPTPAASEVLVRVKVAALNPVDTYIRAGNVAFELPFPFVVGCDLAGVVEAVGEEVTKFAVGDRVWGSNQGLLGRQGTFAELAAVDEKWLYPTPEGVSDEQAAATALVGITAHLGLFEEAHLQQDEIVLVSGGSGAVGSTVMQMAKANGNKIVATTSSQPKIEYCQKLGADLTINYRTENIAERVREKYPEGVHVWWETARTPNFEPAIASLTRGGRMVIMAGRDARPEFPVGPFYANCNKLLGFVMFLAPPEAQDNAADDINRWLAEGAIKTRIDRVATLEETAELHALQEASTVDAQDKVTGKLLVKM
- a CDS encoding DUF697 domain-containing protein, with amino-acid sequence MNWFPKKLGWILLVYVAAIAYALVAWLPSIIDTYQRTAESKPTLATAYLVGVSIGGLVLLCLSLWLLGRMWRNSLGKQRDRTRRAKNPSELSATERRAELDANLARSEQYTSDAAADEALREQLKNDMEALASKRETQRLEIVAFGTISSGKSSLLNALAGREVFSSNVVGGTTSARSEIPWPDSDSVVLVDTPGLAEVQGESRAAIAAASANTADLVLLVVDGPLKSYEVELVEVLVAMEKRILVCLNKEDWFDETEQKELLAQIAEQLPTVANEDVVAVRAAEVMRPRIRVTADGSEETEYVPMPPDVTPLARRMLRVIERDGKDMLLANLLLQSRGLVDEAKERVREELDKRADEIITKYMWAAGGAAGVNPFPLLDLAGGSAITMKMVLDLAKVYRQKLDIDMAAKMLEQLGKNLIAMVGATVATPAVAAGIGSLLKTVPGIGTIAGGLVQGVTQALVTRWIGNVFVEYLRNEMKPPGGGLAEIARDKWEELTRPQNLRKLIQLGRDELDDEKTDVF